The genomic segment AGGCATTTCTATCCATGGATACACCAAGCTGGATAACCGCTCATATCCATGCCCTGCAGTTTTTCGGTGGGGTTCCCCGAATGATTATTCGGACGTGCGGACGTTTTTCTGGACCAACACCGCGAACAGGAGGACGACCAGGCCCTGGGTGAGCTGTTCTACCTCATGGTCGATGAACTCACCGATATCACCTTTACCGAAGCGATCCGACAACTCATCGACTTATTCCAGGAGGCCTTCGAGAATGAACCCGTTTTGTCTGAGAAAGCCATGGATCAAATTATGGAAAGGTTTCTGAAAAAACTGCCGTCCAACTATCAGAAACAGCTGACCAAAGTGGCAGCCTGAGCTAATTTATCCAGGAAGAACATAGAACCAGCGAGAAATAGGGCCACTTTTCTATCCTTCAAGTTGTAGTTAAATAATATGAATCATCTGAGCTTGATTCAGGTGGGGATTATTTATGCAAGGTGTCGATTATTTGACGCTTACTCAGAATAGAGATCCATAATGGGTTCAAGATAGAGCCGTTCTTTGATGGTTTGGTGACCCCATCGAAATTCCGATACATCAGCGAACAGTTTCTGGTAAGGACGATCGGTCATAAACCGGCGTTTCAGGTGATTCTTAGCGATCTTACCAACGGTCCCCTCATAAGAATTGTATTTACGGATCCGTTTGGTGTACGCCATCGACTGAAGGCCTTCTGCTCTCATGATGCGTTGAACCTTTTTGTGATTCACCGTGAAATGGCGGCTGTTCAGGTCCAGAATCACACGCCGATAGCCATAATCCGGATTATCCAGTTTCACATTCATAATTTCGGCAGTGATTCGCCCCTCACTCATCTTCATCCTGTTGTTTGCGATAGAGCTGGTAGTAGTACACACTCTTAGACAGCTTCACCACCTGCAGAATATGGGTCAGAGAGTAGTTCTGCCTTAGCTCCGTAACGATTTGCGTTTGTTCCGCTCGCGTTGCGCTCTCTAGTGAACTAAGGTATCTAGTTTTTTTAAGTATTCATTCTCAATCCGAAAAGCTCATTTTCCAATTCAAGATCCTTGAGCCGCTGCGCGTCAGACTGAAGCGGATTTTTGGCCTTGTCGTTCTTACTGGCTGTACGGTCCAGGTGCTTATGTTTCCCCATTGGCGGGCGTCCTCGCTTATTTTTTAGTCCATCCACACCCCCTTGTTTCAAACCGTCGATCCCATTGATAGATCGTAAACGGTGAAGAGATATTGAAATGAAGAGCTGTACTTTGAGTGGTGAATGGTTCTCCCTCATTCGTTGTAATACTTTCAGCTTAAAATTGCAGGTATATTCCGGCCGTTGATCACAACTTTTAATTCCTGCCATACCTTTTGCCTGATAGCGATGCACCCAGCTTAAAACGGTTTTATCAGATGGAATATGACACTTATAACACAATGAGGCACATCCCATCCCTTCGAAATACTCACCAAACACTTTCACCTTAAAATCAATGGAATACTTGGTCATTGTAAAGCCCCCTGAAGTTGAATTTTGTTGTCCAACTTCAGGGGGTCAGTTCAAATTTTCGGATTTCCGTCACCGCATAAAGAGCATAAAAGACAAATCTGACTTTTGACGATCAGATCAATGCACTTTTTGGATTATATCTGTTTTTCGAAGTGTAATCGTTTATTGACAGCATAGAAAACAGCTGTCCCAACCAGCATGACAATGGCTTCGCCAGCCGCAAGCGTCAGCCAGTTGAGAAGAAAAGGAACATTTTCTGTCACACCGGCCAATGTCAGTTCCCATGCAATAATGCACATCGTGACGGAAAATACAGCCGTATTGATCAGCATTCTCGCTACCACGTTCTTCACCCTGCTAATCAAAAGGATTGAGATCAGAAGAGCCACAACGGATTGCCCGGTACCAAATATCAGATCATATGGAAGCAGAGGCGAAAAGAATAGATTAGCCATAAATACGCCGACGACAATACCGATAAAATACTTCTTATTAAATGCGATCAGGTGATTCAGCATTTCCGGGAGTCGCAGCTGAAGTGCATAAAAAGCAACCGGCTGGACAGCAAAAGTGAGAACAATATACACAGCTGCTACCAGCGCATTAATTGCAATAAATCTGATTTTCATTTATTAATCCCTCCTTAGTTTTTTGATAAACGTGGGATGGTTTCGAACCACGTGGGCATGCGCCCAAACCACTTCATTTTAATACAGTTTTAAAAAAAGTCAATGTAGAAAAACGTGCTAAATAACAAGTCGCGAGGCCCCGCCGGAGGATTATTTTCCCTGCCCCTTTTTCCACAAAAAATCTTTCTTAAAGCACAAAAAAACAGCCTGTTCCCGAATGGTACAGGCCGTTTCACAATCATCATTTAGTTTTCGCGATTATTTGCCAGGAAAATCATAAGAATGAAACGGATAAGTTCCATCGCAGAGACAAGTGCTGCGGCTACATAAGTCATTGCTGCAGCGGACAGAACTTTCTTAGCCCCTCTCCGTTCATCTTCCTGTATGATTCCGAGTGACACAACCTGTTTTAAAGCCCTGCCAGAGGCATCAAATTCTACAGGCAGTGTGACCAGCTGAAACAAGACAGCAGCAGCGAAGAAAATCACGCCAAGTGTAGCGAGTTGCATAGCTCCGAACAGGAACCCGGCGATAATCAGAAAATAGGATAGATTGGATCCCAGATTTGCAACCGGAACCAAAGCTGATCTCACGCGCATAAAGGTGTAATCATTTGCATCCTGAATGGCATGCCCGACTTCATGAGCGGCGACTGCAGTCCCGGAAATTGTTGCGCTGTGATAAATGTCGCTTGACAGATTGACTGATTTATCACGGGGATCATAATGGTCGGTCAGTGTTCCCTGAACTTCTCTGACAGTGACATCATACAACCCGTTTTCATCCAGAATTTTTCTTGCTGTTCGCGCACCGGTAAGTCCGGTCGAATTACTTACCTGTGCGAAACGGCTGTACGTTGATTTGACACGCATCTGCGCCCACAAAGGGATTAGCAGCAAGATGGCCATGTAAATTAGATATTGTAGCATGCACATTCCTCCAAGCTCTCTATAAAGTCAATTTTAGTCAGACTTTGCTGTTTTGTCAAAAACTTTTCGTTTAATGTTTAAAAAGTTCATCTCTTCTGTCTACGTACCACTGTTGCATGATACTTTCTCCAGGATACGTAAGTAAGAACAGCAATCAGGGCTCCTCCGGAAACGAAAACCAATAGATCAGATCCGGGATTTTCAGGCAGGCTTTCTTCACGAGTAAAAATCTGATTTAAATCTTTTTCAACTTCCGATACTTTAGCAAGCCATTCCTTCTTACTGATGTTTGACGATGTCTCCTGCGACAGTTGGGCAATATGTTCATCTGTCGTCATCAGCTTATCATTCGTGCTGTCAATGTAAAGTGAAGGATAAACTGAGTCATAAACATTTAGAAATTGATTAAATTCTTTGCGGATAACCGCCGGATCCCGGTCATTTTCTACCGCTTCTTTTATCGTGTTCATAAGCTGTGCTATCCGTGGATACATGTTTTTCCATAATGGATCACTGTTCGAGATAGAAGCATCAGTACCCAGCCGTAACGCCAGTGCCGCTTCTTCAGCTTCCTTATTATTTACGTCACTCCGAAGAAGAAGTTTCAGACGGCTGGACAGGGTCTCAAGAACCCGTCGCTCGTCTTCAGCAAATTGCTGCCTTTTATCGGCAAGTGCCACATGATACTGATCGAGTAAATTTTTCGATATCCTGTTTTGGTTTGCGGCGGTATATTGATAGATACGATCCGACAGCACGATCAGTTCTGCGTTATCCGTCTTCTTCTGTTTTTCATCAGGAATATAAAATCCGGAAATGAATATCAGAAACAGTATCAGGCAAAACAGAAAAGCTGTCTGTTCAGATTTCATAACCTGTCCTCCCCTGGAATCCTTGTACAACTATATGAGAAGACAGGAGCAAGTAGACCGAACGACAGCTGTGCACCATATTGTATACGCTTACATCAGATGATATAATAAATAATTGTCCGGCTCAGTGTTTATGTTTTTTCAGAGTTTGAAGCTTAGCTGTAAGGTGATAAAACCCTTCTTTATCACCCTGATCAAGTGTCTCATTAATTGCTTTATATAATCTTTTCTCAGCGCAGGCTTTTTCAGCAGCTCCTGCGACGTGTTCGGCAGCTTCTCCATATTTCTCATGAACTGATTGATGAACGCCCGGGGTATCCTCCAGCACGTCAATATATTCCGGCAATCCATGTATGGATCGACATTCCATTCTGATAAACACG from the Sporolactobacillus sp. Y61 genome contains:
- a CDS encoding zinc metallopeptidase, whose product is MLQYLIYMAILLLIPLWAQMRVKSTYSRFAQVSNSTGLTGARTARKILDENGLYDVTVREVQGTLTDHYDPRDKSVNLSSDIYHSATISGTAVAAHEVGHAIQDANDYTFMRVRSALVPVANLGSNLSYFLIIAGFLFGAMQLATLGVIFFAAAVLFQLVTLPVEFDASGRALKQVVSLGIIQEDERRGAKKVLSAAAMTYVAAALVSAMELIRFILMIFLANNREN
- a CDS encoding IS3 family transposase, which codes for MSEGRITAEIMNVKLDNPDYGYRRVILDLNSRHFTVNHKKVQRIMRAEGLQSMAYTKRIRKYNSYEGTVGKIAKNHLKRRFMTDRPYQKLFADVSEFRWGHQTIKERLYLEPIMDLYSE
- a CDS encoding transposase, which codes for MTKYSIDFKVKVFGEYFEGMGCASLCYKCHIPSDKTVLSWVHRYQAKGMAGIKSCDQRPEYTCNFKLKVLQRMRENHSPLKVQLFISISLHRLRSINGIDGLKQGGVDGLKNKRGRPPMGKHKHLDRTASKNDKAKNPLQSDAQRLKDLELENELFGLRMNT
- a CDS encoding QueT transporter family protein; the encoded protein is MKIRFIAINALVAAVYIVLTFAVQPVAFYALQLRLPEMLNHLIAFNKKYFIGIVVGVFMANLFFSPLLPYDLIFGTGQSVVALLISILLISRVKNVVARMLINTAVFSVTMCIIAWELTLAGVTENVPFLLNWLTLAAGEAIVMLVGTAVFYAVNKRLHFEKQI
- a CDS encoding sporulation protein YpjB; this encodes MKSEQTAFLFCLILFLIFISGFYIPDEKQKKTDNAELIVLSDRIYQYTAANQNRISKNLLDQYHVALADKRQQFAEDERRVLETLSSRLKLLLRSDVNNKEAEEAALALRLGTDASISNSDPLWKNMYPRIAQLMNTIKEAVENDRDPAVIRKEFNQFLNVYDSVYPSLYIDSTNDKLMTTDEHIAQLSQETSSNISKKEWLAKVSEVEKDLNQIFTREESLPENPGSDLLVFVSGGALIAVLTYVSWRKYHATVVRRQKR